One stretch of Micromonospora cremea DNA includes these proteins:
- a CDS encoding MauE/DoxX family redox-associated membrane protein, translated as MYVEIGSRVLLGSVLLAAAVGKASGRAAFREFTRSVRDLGYRPANPLAGAVVAAEFTAVVLLAVFPPAGFLLSAALLLAFTVAIATNLRRGGATCRCFGRTAAPLGRHHAWRNVFLVGCAIAGALAPAGHVRPGEAVASRAGPTGATASARSSCSSAPCSGNCSTASSGQLEDRRTDSSSPGSGLARRHAAGSDSCGEWRVSAP; from the coding sequence GTGTACGTCGAGATCGGATCTCGGGTGCTGCTCGGCTCGGTGCTGCTGGCGGCGGCCGTCGGTAAGGCCAGCGGTCGGGCCGCCTTCCGCGAGTTCACGCGCTCGGTGCGCGACCTGGGCTACCGACCGGCCAACCCACTCGCCGGGGCCGTGGTCGCCGCCGAGTTCACCGCCGTCGTCCTGCTGGCGGTGTTCCCGCCGGCCGGCTTCCTCCTGTCGGCCGCCCTGCTGCTCGCCTTCACCGTCGCCATCGCCACGAACCTGCGGCGGGGCGGTGCCACCTGCCGCTGTTTCGGCCGCACCGCCGCGCCGCTGGGCCGGCACCACGCGTGGCGCAACGTGTTCCTCGTCGGCTGTGCCATCGCTGGCGCGCTGGCACCGGCCGGGCACGTACGCCCGGGCGAAGCGGTCGCGTCACGGGCTGGACCGACCGGTGCCACGGCATCAGCGAGGTCGAGTTGTTCTTCGGCTCCATGCAGCGGGAACTGCTCGACCGCCAGCTCCGGCCAACTGGAAGACCGGCGGACGGATTCGAGTTCACCCGGATCTGGACTGGCGCGGCGGCATGCGGCAGGGTCTGATTCCTGTGGAGAGTGGCGGGTGTCGGCCCCATGA
- a CDS encoding alpha/beta fold hydrolase codes for MSQERPTEWDVPLDDRTLAVETSGKADGFPVFLMHGMPGSRSGPKPRSMILHLLGIRLICYDRPGYGRSTRHPGRRVVDAALDVQAIANHLELDKFAVVGRSGGGPHALACAASDLFTDRLTRVAVLVSPAPTDAPGLDWYAGMAPSNIQAYREAMSDQRSLIESLTIRADRTRRDPASVVSFIDGELSAADRNVVEDVALRRQLTESYAEAVRFGADGWIDDALALSQDWGFLPSSIKVPVRLWHGAEDAFSPVAHTRWLKSQIQHAEFEEQPGVGHFAAMLILPDILAWLAAPQPELVDARPARRV; via the coding sequence GTGTCACAGGAGCGGCCGACTGAGTGGGACGTCCCACTGGACGACCGAACCCTCGCCGTCGAGACATCGGGAAAAGCGGACGGTTTTCCGGTCTTCCTGATGCACGGGATGCCCGGCAGCCGCAGTGGCCCGAAGCCTCGGAGCATGATCCTGCATCTGCTTGGCATCAGGCTGATCTGCTACGACCGACCTGGCTACGGCAGATCAACCCGCCACCCCGGCCGGCGCGTCGTCGATGCCGCCCTGGACGTGCAGGCGATCGCCAATCACCTTGAGCTGGACAAGTTCGCCGTGGTGGGCCGCTCCGGGGGTGGGCCCCACGCCCTCGCCTGCGCCGCCAGTGACCTGTTCACCGACCGGCTGACCCGGGTCGCGGTCCTGGTCTCCCCAGCCCCCACTGACGCACCCGGCCTTGACTGGTACGCCGGCATGGCTCCCTCCAACATCCAGGCGTATCGGGAGGCGATGTCCGACCAGCGCAGCTTGATCGAGTCGCTGACGATCCGGGCCGACCGCACGCGACGGGATCCGGCGAGCGTGGTCAGCTTCATCGACGGCGAGTTGAGCGCCGCCGACCGGAACGTGGTCGAGGACGTCGCGCTGCGCCGCCAGCTTACCGAGAGCTACGCCGAGGCGGTGCGCTTCGGCGCCGACGGCTGGATCGATGACGCGCTGGCGCTCAGCCAGGACTGGGGCTTCCTCCCGTCGTCGATCAAGGTGCCGGTCCGACTCTGGCACGGTGCCGAGGATGCCTTCTCGCCGGTCGCCCACACCCGTTGGCTCAAGTCGCAGATCCAGCATGCCGAGTTCGAGGAGCAACCCGGGGTGGGTCACTTCGCCGCGATGCTGATCCTGCCGGACATTCTCGCCTGGCTGGCCGCACCACAGCCGGAACTGGTCGACGCCCGCCCCGCCCGCCGGGTCTGA
- a CDS encoding DUF4241 domain-containing protein: MAAATVRISSSLIARAEQGVAEEIAVEVTYCAGWDPGSRKPVGVMGVDAARKRDSAGEPYAVLLTADARPRALLQIDWGRRYLGLFLFDEHSRRDRAFDYRELDEPGLLDLRHYEQWRYASADEPEFPERGWHFTLTARPDSDTADVQLDHGGLFQTGHDIPERHRTLRRAPFGDWTAYADGRLLGFKRSAGGAGDVTLVPARHKEDQGHREAPTPLWRAPSGMRPRDLQAMFTPGSRFSDTELGTAIVSEPEPARMLRLPTGAVIAADPGTLRGSDEPFTVMVPAGDYPVLIAGMRWESRGWGETTAAMLRILDTPTASWELAVRPGQDIRLLGDDEFYGFGVDSGMGAFLDASGRDALATAYEHRQQSDAWDDDKEPEIADPNTGTNLIAYPSGRGDGSYPVWIGRTADGEVTCLVADMLVLHDMKPLPPTAPDTTVFLTPTPTLSGVRPEPKPAEPEATAEFLATVAASIEAKQEQVSRR; the protein is encoded by the coding sequence GTGGCGGCGGCTACTGTCCGGATCAGCTCGTCCCTGATCGCGAGAGCGGAGCAGGGCGTGGCCGAGGAGATCGCGGTCGAGGTCACCTACTGCGCGGGATGGGATCCGGGGAGCCGAAAGCCCGTCGGCGTGATGGGTGTGGACGCGGCGCGCAAGCGCGATTCGGCCGGAGAGCCTTACGCGGTGCTGCTCACCGCCGACGCACGGCCGAGGGCGCTGCTGCAGATCGACTGGGGGCGGCGCTACCTGGGCCTGTTCCTCTTCGACGAGCACAGCCGCCGCGACCGTGCCTTTGACTACCGCGAGCTCGACGAGCCGGGCCTGCTCGATCTGCGCCACTACGAGCAGTGGCGCTATGCGTCTGCGGACGAGCCGGAATTCCCCGAGCGCGGCTGGCACTTCACCCTCACGGCCCGGCCGGACAGTGACACCGCCGATGTGCAGCTGGACCATGGCGGCCTTTTCCAGACCGGCCACGACATCCCGGAGCGGCACCGCACCCTGCGCAGGGCCCCGTTCGGCGACTGGACGGCGTACGCGGACGGCCGGCTGCTCGGTTTCAAACGCAGTGCGGGGGGCGCCGGCGACGTGACGCTCGTACCCGCCAGGCACAAGGAAGATCAGGGGCACCGGGAGGCCCCAACGCCGCTGTGGAGGGCTCCATCGGGCATGCGTCCCCGCGATCTGCAGGCGATGTTCACCCCGGGCAGTCGGTTCTCAGACACCGAACTCGGCACCGCGATCGTTTCCGAACCCGAACCCGCCAGAATGCTGCGGCTGCCCACCGGTGCGGTGATCGCTGCCGACCCCGGCACCCTCCGCGGCAGCGACGAGCCGTTCACGGTGATGGTCCCGGCTGGGGACTACCCGGTGCTGATCGCCGGCATGCGGTGGGAGAGCAGAGGCTGGGGCGAGACGACCGCCGCGATGCTGCGGATCCTCGACACGCCCACCGCGAGCTGGGAACTCGCGGTCCGTCCCGGGCAGGACATACGGCTGCTCGGCGACGACGAGTTCTACGGCTTCGGAGTGGACAGCGGCATGGGTGCATTCCTGGACGCGTCAGGGCGGGACGCCCTCGCCACGGCGTACGAGCACCGGCAGCAGAGCGACGCCTGGGACGACGACAAGGAGCCGGAGATCGCCGATCCGAACACCGGCACCAATCTGATCGCCTACCCGAGCGGGAGAGGCGACGGCTCCTACCCGGTCTGGATCGGCCGCACCGCCGACGGCGAGGTCACCTGTCTGGTGGCCGACATGCTCGTCCTCCACGACATGAAGCCCCTGCCGCCCACCGCACCCGACACCACCGTCTTCCTCACCCCCACCCCGACGCTCAGCGGCGTGCGGCCGGAGCCGAAGCCAGCAGAACCCGAGGCAACCGCCGAGTTCCTGGCCACCGTGGCTGCCAGCATCGAAGCCAAGCAGGAGCAGGTCAGCCGTCGCTGA
- a CDS encoding aminoglycoside phosphotransferase family protein, which translates to MPAADVRVSLDLVRRLLVAQHPDVAHLPIEVMANGWDNLMCRLGDELVVRLPRRALSAELVVHEQRWLPVLAPRLPLPVPAPVRVGRPAFGYPWSWSIVPFLPGQVAARNPPADLWEAAVVLGRFLGALHVPAPSDAPANPYRGVALASRSEAVTTRVSQLESMIDRAAVMRVWEGAVAAPEWDSPPLWLHGDLHPANILVDCSRVSGVIDFGDVTSGDPATDLSVAWMLLPAECHGAFQDAYRAANEYAAHDDTWARARGWALALSLAFLAHSADNPLMAEIGHRTLDALLA; encoded by the coding sequence ATGCCGGCTGCCGACGTACGCGTCTCCCTGGACCTGGTGCGCCGGCTCTTGGTCGCCCAGCACCCGGACGTTGCTCACCTGCCCATCGAGGTGATGGCGAACGGGTGGGACAACCTCATGTGCCGGCTCGGCGACGAGCTCGTCGTTCGCCTACCCAGGCGTGCCCTGTCCGCCGAGCTCGTCGTTCACGAACAGCGGTGGCTCCCGGTTCTTGCGCCTCGGCTGCCGCTGCCAGTTCCGGCGCCCGTGCGGGTCGGACGGCCGGCATTTGGTTACCCGTGGTCGTGGAGCATCGTCCCGTTTCTGCCGGGGCAGGTTGCCGCACGCAATCCCCCAGCCGACCTATGGGAGGCGGCGGTCGTCCTTGGGAGGTTTCTGGGGGCGTTGCATGTTCCGGCTCCATCGGACGCCCCTGCCAACCCGTACCGCGGCGTTGCGCTCGCGAGCCGTAGTGAGGCGGTCACTACTCGGGTGAGCCAGCTGGAGAGCATGATCGACCGGGCCGCGGTGATGCGTGTGTGGGAGGGCGCTGTAGCAGCGCCGGAGTGGGACAGTCCGCCACTGTGGCTGCACGGCGACCTCCACCCCGCCAATATCCTGGTCGACTGCAGCCGCGTCAGCGGGGTGATCGACTTCGGCGATGTCACCTCGGGTGACCCTGCCACGGACCTGTCAGTGGCCTGGATGCTCCTGCCAGCTGAGTGCCACGGTGCTTTCCAGGACGCCTACCGCGCGGCCAACGAGTACGCGGCCCACGACGACACCTGGGCACGGGCCCGTGGCTGGGCGCTCGCGCTGTCACTCGCGTTCCTGGCCCACTCGGCTGACAACCCGCTGATGGCGGAGATAGGGCACCGCACCCTCGACGCCCTGCTCGCGTAG
- a CDS encoding lipopolysaccharide biosynthesis protein, translating to MVSSQRAGTAGDPALGRAAPGVGTVAEPIAVRLRQHLRDPLNGNVYALMLNTALSSLLGIAYWALAARLYSPAQLGVGAATVSTMTFLSNLSQLNLNGALARFLPAAGGQGSRLVGYAYGVTCLAALVLSTGFLLLAPLVSDQLDFLHRSPLIALAFALSVAGWCVFTLQDSVLTALRGVVWVPLENTVFGLAKIALLVLLAGAVPSLGIFISWNLAVVAALIPVNVLVFRRLLPRQRARPTGAALPHRRVLARFVALDYVGYLFMQAGTNALPLIVTARLGAEANGVFYVAWLLGGSLELVAYHFGTSLTVEAATDESRLAAYARQVLRRGLLLFVPAVVLLCLSAPLLLALFGGDYASTGADTLRLFAVAVLPKLVLTIFVAASRVQRRVGRIIAVQASTSTLVVALALVAMAEVGVAGVGIAYLAGQIVVTAAVLPSMMRLLKGPS from the coding sequence GTGGTGAGCAGCCAACGCGCCGGGACCGCCGGGGACCCGGCGCTCGGCCGCGCGGCTCCCGGCGTTGGCACCGTCGCCGAGCCGATCGCCGTCCGGCTGCGCCAGCACCTGCGCGACCCGCTGAACGGCAACGTCTACGCGCTGATGCTCAACACGGCGCTGAGCTCGCTGCTCGGCATCGCGTACTGGGCGCTCGCCGCCCGCCTCTACTCGCCCGCCCAGCTCGGTGTCGGGGCGGCGACGGTGTCGACGATGACATTCCTGAGCAACCTCTCCCAACTCAACCTGAACGGAGCCCTCGCCCGCTTCCTGCCTGCCGCGGGCGGACAGGGCAGCCGGCTGGTTGGATACGCGTACGGGGTCACCTGTCTCGCGGCGCTCGTCCTGAGCACCGGCTTCCTGCTGCTCGCCCCGCTGGTCTCGGACCAGCTCGACTTCCTGCACCGCAGCCCCCTGATCGCGTTGGCGTTCGCCCTTTCCGTCGCCGGCTGGTGCGTCTTCACGCTGCAGGACAGCGTGCTGACCGCCCTGCGCGGTGTCGTCTGGGTCCCGCTCGAGAACACCGTCTTCGGGCTTGCCAAGATCGCGCTGCTGGTGCTGCTCGCCGGCGCCGTACCGAGCCTGGGCATCTTCATCTCGTGGAACCTGGCGGTCGTCGCGGCGCTCATCCCCGTCAACGTGCTGGTCTTCCGCCGGCTGCTGCCCCGGCAGCGGGCACGGCCCACCGGAGCGGCGCTACCGCACCGCCGGGTGCTCGCCCGGTTCGTGGCGCTGGACTACGTCGGATACCTGTTCATGCAGGCCGGCACGAACGCTCTGCCGTTGATCGTGACCGCCCGGCTGGGCGCGGAGGCCAACGGCGTCTTCTACGTGGCCTGGCTGCTCGGCGGCTCCCTGGAACTGGTGGCGTACCACTTCGGCACCTCCCTGACAGTGGAGGCCGCCACAGACGAATCGCGGCTCGCGGCATACGCGCGGCAGGTGCTGCGACGCGGCCTGCTCCTCTTCGTGCCGGCGGTCGTCCTGCTCTGCCTGTCAGCGCCACTGCTGCTGGCGCTGTTCGGCGGCGACTACGCCTCAACCGGCGCGGACACCCTGCGCCTCTTCGCTGTCGCGGTGCTCCCCAAGCTGGTGCTGACCATCTTCGTCGCGGCGTCCCGGGTGCAACGCCGGGTGGGGCGCATCATCGCCGTGCAAGCGTCCACGAGCACCCTGGTCGTGGCGCTGGCACTGGTCGCAATGGCCGAGGTCGGCGTTGCCGGGGTCGGCATCGCCTACCTTGCCGGACAGATCGTGGTGACGGCTGCCGTCCTGCCGTCGATGATGCGCCTGCTGAAAGGTCCATCGTGA
- a CDS encoding S26 family signal peptidase: protein MVKRVDRIEPDGAVTVRGDNTHSQDSRHFGTVPRGAVLGVALRRR from the coding sequence ATGGTCAAACGCGTGGACCGGATCGAGCCGGACGGCGCCGTGACCGTACGCGGCGACAACACCCACAGCCAGGACTCGCGGCATTTCGGGACGGTGCCACGCGGGGCGGTCCTCGGCGTGGCCCTGAGGAGGCGATGA
- a CDS encoding S24 family peptidase, whose amino-acid sequence MRSWLCRRWRLVVVRGHSMAPTLRDGDRLVVRVGRGPTPGDLVV is encoded by the coding sequence ATGAGGAGCTGGCTGTGCCGCCGGTGGCGGCTGGTGGTGGTCCGCGGGCACAGCATGGCGCCGACCCTGCGCGACGGCGACCGGCTCGTCGTCCGCGTCGGGCGCGGGCCGACCCCCGGTGATTTGGTCGTCTAA
- a CDS encoding polysaccharide deacetylase family protein yields the protein MNRSPKTVVPVFCYHSVGDVRRDGTLRWSVSPGDFDEQMTLIRERGRTPMTVSGYATVLRGHAPLPPRPVLITFDDGFPDLAETALPVLRRHQLTATAYVIAARVGAAPPPRGDPSLDWDGLRALHSHGVEIGSHSRSHQALDCLGPVELHREVTGSRELLEDGIGTSVRSFAYPYGYHSVTVRTAVGAAGYSSACGVKNALSHPDDDVFAIARVLIERDTGVAGIRTLLDGTGWPLAWRGERLRTRGWRAYRRARHLLHTARPRLSQPTS from the coding sequence GTGAACCGTTCACCGAAGACCGTCGTGCCCGTTTTCTGCTACCACAGCGTCGGGGACGTACGCCGAGACGGCACGCTGCGCTGGTCGGTGTCGCCCGGCGACTTCGACGAGCAGATGACACTGATCCGGGAACGCGGGCGTACGCCCATGACGGTGAGCGGCTACGCGACGGTGCTGCGCGGGCACGCTCCGCTGCCGCCGCGACCAGTGTTGATCACCTTCGACGACGGCTTCCCCGACCTCGCCGAGACTGCACTGCCGGTGCTACGCCGGCACCAGCTCACGGCGACCGCATACGTCATCGCCGCGCGGGTGGGCGCGGCGCCCCCGCCGCGCGGAGATCCGTCACTCGACTGGGACGGCCTCCGTGCGCTGCACTCGCACGGGGTGGAGATCGGGTCGCACAGTCGGAGCCACCAGGCGCTCGACTGTCTCGGCCCTGTCGAGCTGCACCGGGAGGTCACCGGAAGCCGAGAGTTGCTGGAGGACGGTATCGGAACGTCGGTCCGATCGTTCGCCTATCCGTACGGCTACCACAGCGTCACCGTGCGGACCGCGGTAGGCGCCGCCGGCTACTCCTCGGCCTGTGGAGTCAAGAACGCGCTGAGCCACCCGGACGATGACGTCTTCGCCATCGCCCGGGTGCTGATCGAGCGGGACACCGGCGTCGCCGGAATCCGGACCCTGCTCGACGGCACCGGCTGGCCGCTGGCCTGGCGCGGCGAGCGCTTGCGCACCCGGGGCTGGCGCGCGTACCGACGCGCCCGCCACCTTTTGCACACGGCGCGTCCGCGGCTGAGCCAGCCGACCTCCTGA
- a CDS encoding IS5/IS1182 family transposase, whose protein sequence is MLSYPSTISLSSRTLNHLADLNRQHRNQHRSRWRRLDPGRQSLLALAHLRNGDTYTRLAAGFAVGVATAWRYVQEAIMLLAAVAEDLARAMRRIRQLAYAILDGTLIPIDRVADQKPYYSGKHKRHGVNVQVIADAAGRLVWASPLAGSAHDLTAARIHGIIDALTSADVMTFADKGYQGARGSVRTPFKRRRFRPKLSRRQKAVNRAHAKLRARGERAIATLKTWKILAKLRCCPRRATAIVQAILVLHHVEANRYAG, encoded by the coding sequence GTGCTGTCTTACCCTTCCACGATCTCGCTGTCCAGCCGCACCCTGAACCACCTCGCTGACCTCAACCGCCAGCACCGCAACCAGCATCGATCCCGGTGGCGGCGCCTCGACCCGGGCCGGCAGTCGCTGCTCGCCCTTGCCCACCTGCGCAACGGCGACACCTACACCCGGCTCGCCGCCGGGTTCGCCGTCGGCGTCGCCACCGCCTGGCGCTACGTACAGGAAGCGATCATGCTGCTCGCAGCGGTCGCCGAGGACCTGGCCAGGGCGATGCGGCGCATCCGGCAACTGGCGTACGCGATCCTGGACGGCACGCTGATTCCGATCGACCGCGTGGCAGACCAGAAGCCCTACTACTCGGGCAAGCACAAGAGGCATGGCGTGAACGTGCAGGTCATCGCCGACGCCGCCGGCCGGCTCGTATGGGCCTCACCACTGGCGGGCTCGGCGCACGACCTCACCGCCGCCCGTATCCACGGCATCATCGACGCGCTAACCAGCGCGGACGTGATGACCTTCGCCGACAAGGGCTACCAGGGCGCCCGGGGCAGCGTGCGCACCCCGTTCAAGCGGCGCCGCTTCCGGCCCAAATTGTCGCGCCGGCAGAAGGCGGTCAACCGGGCGCATGCGAAGCTCCGGGCCCGCGGCGAACGGGCCATCGCCACGCTCAAGACCTGGAAGATCCTGGCCAAGCTGCGCTGCTGCCCACGCCGCGCCACCGCGATCGTGCAGGCCATCCTCGTCCTGCACCACGTCGAAGCGAACCGCTACGCAGGATGA